A section of the Leptotrichia buccalis C-1013-b genome encodes:
- a CDS encoding glycoside hydrolase family 10 protein, whose protein sequence is MKSILKKISLLAITVLTAATLNASNIIVGSNNNAAKVSNQKVTKNKELRGVWVASVSNIDWPSKKGLSVDQQKREFLTILDNVKKWNMNAVFVQVKPASDAFYPSKYSPWSEYLTGTQGINPGYDPLKFMVEEAHKRGIEFHAWFNPYRLSTSGSRDRLSSDNIGRKKPEWTVAYGGQLYLNPGIPEVNDYVVNSIVEVVKNYDIDGVHMDDYFYPYKVKNQEYPDSAQFKKYGSKFSSIGDWRRNNVNTLIEKLHNSIKKEKENVEFGISPFGVWRNASTDPVRGSQTTAGVQNYDDLYADILLWMNKGWIDYVAPQIYWNQGHKAAEYNTLVKWWSKYAAQTNTNLYIGQAAYKINEWKNAKELINQINFNRNYPEVKGSIFFSYKSLLTNPKNATNGLAQGPYANTNIEN, encoded by the coding sequence GTGAAGTCAATTTTAAAGAAAATATCATTATTAGCAATTACAGTTTTAACGGCAGCTACATTGAATGCCTCGAATATTATAGTGGGAAGTAATAACAATGCAGCAAAAGTTAGTAATCAAAAGGTTACAAAAAATAAAGAATTAAGAGGTGTCTGGGTAGCAAGTGTCAGCAATATCGACTGGCCTTCTAAAAAAGGACTTAGTGTGGATCAGCAAAAAAGAGAATTTTTGACAATCCTTGATAATGTGAAGAAGTGGAATATGAATGCAGTATTTGTACAAGTAAAACCTGCTTCGGATGCTTTTTATCCATCTAAATATTCACCATGGTCTGAATATTTGACAGGAACTCAAGGAATAAATCCAGGATACGATCCATTAAAATTCATGGTAGAAGAAGCTCATAAGAGAGGTATTGAATTTCATGCATGGTTTAATCCATACAGACTTTCAACTTCAGGTTCAAGAGATAGATTATCAAGTGATAATATTGGACGTAAAAAACCTGAATGGACAGTAGCTTACGGAGGGCAATTATACTTAAATCCAGGAATTCCTGAAGTTAATGATTATGTTGTGAATAGTATTGTTGAAGTTGTAAAGAACTACGATATTGATGGTGTTCATATGGATGATTATTTCTATCCATATAAAGTTAAAAATCAAGAATATCCAGATTCTGCACAATTTAAAAAATATGGAAGTAAATTTTCTTCAATTGGAGATTGGAGAAGAAATAACGTAAATACTTTAATTGAAAAATTACATAATTCAATTAAAAAAGAAAAAGAAAATGTGGAATTTGGAATAAGTCCATTTGGTGTATGGAGAAATGCGTCTACTGATCCAGTAAGAGGTTCTCAAACAACTGCAGGTGTACAAAATTATGACGATTTGTATGCAGATATTTTACTTTGGATGAATAAAGGATGGATAGACTATGTAGCGCCGCAAATTTACTGGAATCAAGGACATAAAGCCGCTGAGTATAATACGCTTGTAAAATGGTGGAGTAAATATGCAGCACAAACAAATACAAACTTGTATATTGGACAGGCAGCATACAAAATAAATGAGTGGAAAAATGCTAAAGAGTTAATAAATCAGATAAATTTCAACAGAAATTATCCAGAAGTGAAAGGAAGTATTTTCTTTAGCTACAAATCATTATTAACAAATCCTAAAAATGCTACAAACGGTTTAGCACAAGGGCCTTATGCTAACACTAATATTGAAAATTAA
- a CDS encoding aspartate aminotransferase family protein, producing the protein MLLNVYSRYNVIFDKGEGSYIFDIEGNKYIDFVSGISVNCLGHASPVIINALTEQSKKLIHISNLYYSEPQLELAKKLTENSAMEKVFFTNSGTEAIELAVKIAHKYGNNLSYDENGNKIIDKTEIIYMKNSFHGRSTGALAITGQPKYQKPFEPLISNVTQCNFNDVKDLKAKVSEKTAAIILEPIQGESGLESATPEFMQAIKELSEKYNALVIFDEIQCGMGRTGKLFAYENFEIIPDIVTVAKSLGGGVPIGATLTKGKANDVLKPGDHGSTYGGNPLVCAVANAVLHELIDNKLVEKDVVEKGQYSLKKLEELKGKYNFIDEIRGKGLLLGIKFDESKVLAKDVVLKALENGLLLVGAGNNVVRFFPPFNVKTEEIDEAVSILSKVLETF; encoded by the coding sequence ATGTTATTAAATGTATATAGTCGATATAATGTAATTTTTGACAAGGGGGAAGGAAGCTATATTTTTGATATCGAAGGGAATAAATATATCGATTTTGTATCGGGAATATCGGTAAACTGTCTGGGGCATGCAAGTCCAGTAATTATAAATGCTCTAACTGAACAAAGTAAAAAATTGATACATATTTCAAATCTTTATTACAGCGAGCCTCAATTAGAGCTGGCAAAAAAACTTACAGAAAACAGTGCGATGGAGAAAGTATTTTTTACTAACAGTGGAACAGAAGCAATTGAACTGGCAGTAAAAATTGCTCACAAATATGGTAATAATTTATCGTATGATGAAAATGGAAATAAAATTATTGACAAAACTGAAATAATTTATATGAAAAATTCATTTCACGGACGCTCAACAGGAGCATTAGCAATAACAGGACAGCCTAAATACCAGAAGCCTTTTGAGCCTTTGATTTCTAATGTTACACAATGTAATTTTAATGATGTGAAAGATTTGAAGGCAAAAGTGAGTGAAAAAACGGCAGCCATAATTTTGGAGCCAATTCAGGGAGAAAGTGGGCTGGAAAGTGCAACACCCGAATTTATGCAGGCGATAAAGGAGTTGAGTGAAAAATATAATGCACTTGTGATTTTTGATGAAATTCAATGCGGGATGGGAAGAACTGGAAAATTGTTTGCTTATGAAAATTTTGAGATTATTCCAGATATTGTCACTGTGGCAAAATCGCTTGGTGGCGGTGTTCCAATTGGAGCAACTCTTACAAAGGGCAAGGCAAACGATGTTTTGAAGCCTGGAGATCATGGTTCGACTTATGGGGGAAATCCGCTAGTTTGTGCTGTTGCAAATGCTGTTTTGCATGAATTGATTGACAATAAACTGGTTGAAAAGGATGTTGTGGAAAAAGGGCAGTATTCTCTTAAAAAATTGGAAGAATTGAAGGGGAAATATAATTTTATTGATGAAATTCGTGGAAAAGGGCTGCTTTTGGGAATAAAATTTGACGAAAGCAAAGTTTTGGCAAAAGATGTAGTTTTAAAGGCATTGGAAAATGGGCTGCTGCTAGTTGGAGCTGGAAATAACGTTGTGAGATTTTTCCCGCCATTTAATGTGAAAACTGAAGAAATTGATGAAGCAGTATCAATATTGAGCAAAGTTTTGGAAACGTTTTAG
- the atpE gene encoding ATP synthase F0 subunit C, whose protein sequence is MKEMIQAAALLGAGIAAVGGIGAGLGQGIATGYAVEAVSRQPEAKQDIMQTLITGLAITESSAIYALVIAFLLIFLKG, encoded by the coding sequence ATGAAGGAAATGATTCAAGCAGCAGCTTTATTAGGAGCAGGTATTGCAGCAGTAGGAGGAATTGGAGCAGGATTAGGACAGGGAATTGCAACTGGATATGCAGTAGAAGCAGTTTCAAGACAGCCTGAAGCTAAACAGGATATTATGCAGACATTAATTACAGGATTGGCAATTACTGAGTCATCAGCGATTTATGCATTGGTTATAGCATTCTTGTTAATTTTCTTAAAAGGATAA
- the atpG gene encoding ATP synthase F1 subunit gamma, with protein sequence MAANMKEIKERIDSVKSTSQITNAMNIVSSTKFKRFQVLTLKSRNYARAVDEAFDNLVASLTGNKFVIFDGKSEVRRVGIIVMTSDRGLCGSFNSNTFRRLENMKKQFEKEGKEISVVTIGRKAKEYCKNRNINVDSEYTQMIPETMFETGKKISEDVVQFYLNDFYDEVYMIYSKFVSAIEYNIQIEKLLPIEKKEGLPTKEYIFDPSEEEVLNSFVPQVLNIKLYQSLLENSASEHSARMSAMKQANDNASEMIRNLEVQYNRERQGQITQELTEIISGSLGVQ encoded by the coding sequence ATGGCAGCAAATATGAAAGAAATAAAGGAACGTATTGACAGCGTAAAAAGTACCAGTCAAATCACAAATGCGATGAATATTGTATCTTCTACCAAATTTAAAAGATTTCAGGTATTAACTTTAAAATCAAGAAATTATGCACGTGCTGTAGATGAGGCTTTTGATAATCTGGTTGCAAGTCTTACAGGAAATAAATTTGTAATTTTTGATGGAAAATCAGAAGTCAGAAGAGTCGGTATCATTGTAATGACATCAGATCGTGGGCTTTGTGGAAGTTTTAATTCAAATACTTTTAGAAGACTTGAAAATATGAAAAAGCAGTTTGAAAAGGAAGGCAAGGAAATTTCTGTTGTGACAATAGGAAGAAAAGCGAAGGAATATTGTAAAAATAGAAATATAAATGTTGACAGTGAATATACACAAATGATTCCCGAAACAATGTTTGAAACTGGGAAAAAAATTAGTGAAGATGTGGTACAATTTTATTTAAATGATTTTTATGATGAAGTTTACATGATTTATTCAAAATTTGTATCAGCAATTGAATATAATATTCAAATTGAAAAGTTACTCCCAATTGAGAAAAAAGAAGGATTGCCAACAAAGGAATATATCTTTGATCCATCAGAGGAGGAAGTGTTAAACTCATTTGTGCCACAAGTTCTGAATATAAAACTGTATCAGTCATTACTGGAAAATTCAGCGAGTGAACATTCAGCCAGAATGTCTGCAATGAAACAGGCTAACGACAATGCTTCTGAAATGATAAGAAATCTGGAAGTGCAGTATAATCGTGAAAGACAAGGACAAATAACACAAGAATTGACAGAAATTATAAGCGGTTCTTTAGGAGTACAATAA
- the atpH gene encoding ATP synthase F1 subunit delta: MANDEIAKRYAGAIYNIAKSSDSVNEVREVLNILMENYEESEEFRKILEDPLKKFSKKEKFLEKSFNHTSKESLGVIKYIVKKQRLSLIGEIKDYFLKLYYEENNKLPVTAIFAKELSEKQREQLVQKLEKKYNKKIVLNVKVDKEIIGGGILKIGNEVINGSIKNQIEEIKKNF, translated from the coding sequence ATGGCTAATGATGAAATTGCAAAAAGATATGCAGGAGCAATTTATAATATAGCAAAATCTTCTGACAGTGTAAATGAAGTTAGGGAAGTATTGAATATTCTTATGGAAAATTATGAGGAAAGTGAGGAATTTAGAAAGATTCTGGAAGATCCTTTAAAAAAGTTTTCTAAAAAAGAAAAGTTTTTGGAAAAATCTTTTAACCATACAAGCAAGGAATCACTTGGAGTAATAAAATATATTGTAAAAAAGCAAAGATTATCGTTAATCGGAGAAATAAAAGATTATTTTTTAAAACTTTATTATGAAGAAAATAATAAACTTCCAGTAACTGCTATATTTGCAAAAGAGCTATCAGAAAAACAAAGAGAACAGTTAGTACAGAAATTAGAAAAAAAATACAATAAAAAGATTGTCTTAAATGTCAAAGTTGATAAGGAAATAATTGGCGGAGGAATTTTAAAAATTGGTAATGAAGTTATTAACGGTTCTATAAAAAATCAAATTGAGGAAATAAAGAAAAATTTTTAG
- the atpC gene encoding ATP synthase F1 subunit epsilon: protein MALEFILQAVTPERLVFEKPVEFVKLRTESGDIGILAKHINYITPIGAGEMLVREKDKEDVTYYLEGGFLEVRQDKVVILGVNIVEATKAEAERMAREVAIERAKRQKIKEEQNILGTKKRIQSNLTRK, encoded by the coding sequence ATGGCACTGGAATTTATTTTGCAAGCAGTGACTCCAGAAAGACTTGTTTTTGAAAAACCTGTTGAATTTGTGAAATTACGTACTGAAAGCGGGGATATTGGAATACTCGCCAAGCACATTAATTATATAACTCCAATTGGTGCGGGAGAAATGCTGGTTCGTGAAAAGGATAAGGAAGATGTCACATATTATCTGGAAGGCGGATTTCTGGAAGTTAGGCAGGATAAAGTTGTCATTCTAGGAGTAAATATAGTTGAAGCAACTAAAGCTGAAGCGGAAAGAATGGCGAGGGAAGTCGCAATCGAAAGGGCAAAGAGACAGAAAATAAAAGAAGAGCAGAATATTTTGGGAACTAAAAAACGGATTCAAAGTAATTTAACTAGAAAATAA
- the atpD gene encoding F0F1 ATP synthase subunit beta, with translation MNKGKLVQVIGPVIDVKFEKELPDIYNALEVYNEKGEKLVAEVHAHNGNNVVRAVAMSGTEGLRRGLEVVDTGKPIQVPVGRATLGRIFNVLGEAVDEGEKLDEDVLRESIHKDAPSFEQQGTDSEILETGIKVVDLLAPYLKGGKIGLFGGAGVGKTVLIQELINNIAKGHGGLSVFAGVGERTREGRDLYNEMTESGVIDKTALVYGQMNEPPGARLRVGLTALTMAEYFRDKEGQNVLLFIDNIFRFTQAGSEVSALLGRMPSAVGYQPNLATEMGALQERITSTNTGSITSVQAVYVPADDLTDPAPATTFAHLDATTVLSRQIASLGIYPAVDPLDSTSRILEPEIVGNEHYKIARETQKVLQRYKELQDIIAILGMDELDENDKLTVNRARKIQRFFSQPFSVAEQFTGMKGKYVPLRETIRGFKEILDGLHDDLPEQAFLYVGTIDDAVAKARELMAE, from the coding sequence ATGAATAAAGGTAAATTAGTTCAAGTAATTGGACCAGTTATAGATGTAAAATTTGAAAAAGAATTACCAGATATTTACAATGCACTTGAAGTGTACAACGAAAAAGGTGAAAAGTTAGTAGCTGAAGTTCATGCACATAATGGAAATAATGTTGTAAGAGCAGTTGCAATGTCTGGAACAGAAGGATTACGACGTGGACTGGAAGTTGTAGATACTGGAAAACCGATTCAAGTTCCTGTTGGAAGAGCGACACTTGGAAGAATTTTCAATGTTCTTGGAGAAGCAGTTGATGAAGGCGAAAAACTGGATGAAGATGTTTTAAGAGAATCTATCCATAAAGATGCACCGTCATTTGAGCAACAAGGAACTGATTCTGAAATACTAGAAACAGGAATAAAAGTGGTGGATTTATTGGCACCGTACTTAAAAGGTGGAAAAATAGGATTGTTTGGAGGAGCTGGAGTTGGAAAAACGGTTTTAATCCAAGAGTTAATTAACAATATTGCAAAAGGGCATGGAGGACTTTCCGTATTTGCAGGAGTTGGAGAACGTACACGTGAAGGACGTGATTTATACAATGAAATGACTGAAAGTGGAGTTATTGACAAAACAGCATTAGTGTATGGACAAATGAATGAACCGCCTGGAGCAAGATTAAGAGTTGGACTTACTGCACTTACAATGGCAGAATATTTTAGAGATAAGGAAGGACAAAATGTACTTTTATTTATTGACAATATATTCAGATTTACTCAAGCAGGTTCGGAAGTGTCTGCACTACTTGGAAGAATGCCGTCAGCCGTAGGATATCAACCAAATTTGGCAACTGAAATGGGAGCTTTGCAAGAAAGAATAACATCGACAAATACAGGTTCGATTACATCAGTGCAAGCTGTATACGTGCCAGCAGATGACTTGACAGATCCAGCACCAGCAACAACATTTGCCCATTTGGACGCAACAACAGTATTATCAAGACAAATTGCGTCGCTTGGAATTTATCCAGCAGTAGATCCGCTTGATTCAACTTCAAGAATATTAGAACCTGAAATTGTTGGAAATGAGCATTATAAAATTGCGAGGGAAACTCAGAAAGTATTGCAAAGATATAAGGAATTACAGGATATTATAGCAATTCTGGGAATGGATGAGCTGGATGAAAATGATAAATTAACAGTAAACCGTGCTAGAAAAATTCAAAGATTCTTTTCACAGCCGTTCTCTGTTGCAGAACAATTTACAGGAATGAAAGGTAAATACGTGCCATTAAGAGAAACAATTCGTGGATTTAAAGAAATTTTAGACGGACTTCACGATGATTTGCCAGAACAAGCATTCTTATATGTTGGGACAATAGACGATGCAGTAGCAAAAGCTAGAGAATTAATGGCAGAATAG
- the atpB gene encoding F0F1 ATP synthase subunit A, translated as MKSKIWKFLGFLFLMMIVVNLILSIISTILPVRFESPSSVVEAPHYFNFVLGNFRFSLSQTVLDTWVIMLIIIFLVRKGTKNISVENPSKMQIIMEEYYHFIENTFLTTFGKHKKNYIPFFSALFIFIMFSNLSTFLFPFIMMGVTENGVKTIKPFFRTPTADPNTTIGLSLIVIVIFLAVSIKQHGLKGYIKTLFEPMWFMFPLNVVDIFSKVLNTSMRLFGNMLAGLVIVGLLYSLVGRGMLQSLTHDMLKGSFSFSVGWPMLIQLYLDLFIGIVQAFVFTILSSVYVSEALGEEE; from the coding sequence ATGAAAAGTAAAATTTGGAAATTTTTGGGATTCCTGTTTCTTATGATGATTGTTGTAAACTTGATTTTATCAATTATTTCGACAATTTTACCAGTAAGATTTGAATCACCAAGTTCCGTTGTAGAAGCACCGCATTATTTTAACTTTGTTCTAGGAAACTTTAGATTTTCACTTAGTCAGACAGTGCTTGATACTTGGGTAATTATGCTTATAATTATATTTCTTGTAAGAAAAGGGACAAAAAATATAAGTGTTGAAAATCCAAGTAAGATGCAGATTATAATGGAAGAGTATTACCATTTTATTGAAAATACATTTTTGACTACATTTGGAAAACATAAAAAAAACTATATACCATTTTTTTCGGCATTGTTCATATTTATAATGTTCTCAAACTTAAGTACATTTTTATTTCCATTCATTATGATGGGAGTAACAGAAAATGGAGTTAAAACGATAAAACCATTTTTTAGAACTCCGACAGCCGATCCAAATACAACAATAGGATTATCACTTATAGTAATTGTTATTTTCTTAGCAGTTTCTATAAAACAGCATGGATTAAAAGGGTATATAAAAACATTATTTGAACCAATGTGGTTTATGTTCCCGCTAAATGTAGTAGATATTTTTTCAAAAGTGTTAAATACATCAATGCGGTTATTTGGAAATATGCTTGCAGGACTTGTAATTGTTGGGCTTTTATACAGTCTTGTAGGACGTGGAATGCTTCAGTCATTGACACATGATATGCTGAAGGGAAGTTTTTCATTTTCAGTCGGATGGCCGATGCTTATACAGCTTTATCTAGATTTATTTATTGGGATTGTACAGGCATTTGTATTTACAATACTTTCATCAGTCTATGTAAGTGAAGCGTTGGGTGAAGAAGAGTAA
- the atpA gene encoding F0F1 ATP synthase subunit alpha, whose amino-acid sequence MRIKPEEISKIIRSEIENYKSSLDISNTGTVLEVGDGIARIYGLSDAMAGELLQFENGTVGMALNLEESNIGAVIFGKTQGIKEGSIVKGLGKVAEVPAGNELLGRVVDALGTPIDGKGSITADKYMPIERQASGIIARKPVTQPMQTGIKAIDGMFPIGKGQRELIIGDRQTGKTAIAIDAIINQKNNDVLCVYVAIGQKRSTVAQIYKKLEEAGALEYTIIVAATASESAPLQYLAPYSGVAMGEYFMDQGKDVLIVYDDLSKHAVAYREMSLLLKRPPGREAYPGDVFYLHSRLLERAAKLSDKLGGGSITALPIVETRAGDISAYIPTNVISITDGQIFLETDLFNSGFRPAINAGVSVSRVGGAAQIKAMKQVASKVKLELAQYNELLAFTQFGSDLDKATRDQLNRGSKIMEVLKQPQYSPYRVEEQVISFYCVTNGYFDDVPNEKVRVFEKDLIEAIRNDSNILNEILEKKSLDDDLKNGLDEFIVNYKKEYVW is encoded by the coding sequence TTGAGAATCAAGCCAGAAGAAATAAGTAAAATAATCCGAAGCGAAATCGAAAATTACAAAAGTTCACTGGATATTTCCAATACTGGAACGGTTTTGGAAGTAGGAGATGGAATTGCCAGAATCTACGGATTAAGCGACGCTATGGCAGGAGAGCTTCTGCAATTTGAAAATGGAACTGTCGGAATGGCACTAAACTTGGAAGAAAGTAACATTGGAGCAGTAATTTTTGGAAAAACACAAGGTATAAAAGAAGGAAGCATAGTAAAAGGATTAGGAAAAGTAGCTGAAGTTCCAGCTGGAAATGAGCTGCTTGGAAGAGTAGTTGACGCACTTGGGACTCCTATTGATGGAAAAGGCTCTATAACAGCTGATAAATATATGCCAATTGAGCGACAGGCTTCAGGAATTATCGCAAGAAAACCTGTTACACAGCCTATGCAGACAGGAATAAAGGCAATAGATGGAATGTTTCCGATTGGAAAAGGGCAGAGGGAATTAATAATTGGAGATAGACAAACTGGAAAAACAGCAATTGCAATTGATGCCATTATAAATCAAAAAAATAACGATGTTTTATGTGTTTATGTTGCAATCGGTCAGAAAAGATCAACTGTTGCACAAATTTATAAAAAATTAGAAGAAGCAGGTGCATTAGAATATACAATTATAGTTGCAGCAACTGCATCAGAATCAGCACCACTTCAATATTTGGCACCATATTCAGGAGTTGCTATGGGTGAATATTTTATGGATCAAGGGAAAGATGTACTGATAGTTTATGATGATTTATCAAAACACGCTGTGGCTTATCGTGAAATGTCATTGTTATTGAAACGTCCACCAGGAAGGGAAGCATATCCAGGAGATGTTTTCTATCTGCATTCAAGACTTCTTGAAAGAGCAGCAAAATTAAGTGATAAATTGGGTGGAGGTTCAATTACCGCACTTCCAATTGTAGAAACACGTGCTGGAGATATTTCGGCATATATCCCAACAAATGTCATTTCGATAACAGATGGACAAATATTCTTGGAAACAGATTTGTTTAATTCGGGATTCAGACCAGCAATAAATGCGGGAGTTTCTGTATCACGGGTTGGAGGAGCTGCACAAATCAAGGCTATGAAGCAAGTTGCTTCAAAAGTAAAACTGGAACTTGCCCAATATAACGAACTTTTGGCATTCACACAATTTGGCTCAGATTTGGATAAAGCTACAAGAGATCAGCTTAACCGTGGATCTAAAATTATGGAAGTGTTAAAACAGCCGCAATACAGTCCGTACAGAGTTGAAGAACAAGTAATTTCATTTTATTGTGTAACAAACGGATATTTTGATGATGTTCCAAATGAAAAAGTGAGAGTATTTGAAAAAGATTTAATAGAAGCAATTAGAAATGATTCAAATATCTTAAATGAAATTTTGGAGAAAAAGTCGTTGGATGATGACTTGAAAAATGGGCTTGACGAATTTATAGTTAATTATAAAAAAGAATATGTCTGGTAA
- the atpF gene encoding F0F1 ATP synthase subunit B, with translation MNEGAKLVNIDFTMAIQIINFIVLVYFFSRTFAKKIGKVLEDRKKLALSEMEIVENEKEKLEEQKKTMEKLKKESKRRANDILIKAERQADDRKDQIISQAMSNRERMMMKAEADIEKMRQNAKFELQKEVGEMAVELAEKIIKENIDEKQDATINKFINEIGD, from the coding sequence ATGAATGAAGGAGCAAAATTAGTAAACATAGACTTTACGATGGCTATTCAAATAATAAACTTTATAGTATTAGTCTATTTTTTTTCACGAACTTTTGCAAAAAAAATCGGCAAAGTGCTTGAAGATAGAAAGAAATTAGCTTTATCTGAAATGGAAATTGTCGAAAATGAAAAAGAAAAATTAGAAGAACAGAAAAAAACAATGGAAAAATTGAAAAAAGAATCCAAAAGACGTGCAAACGATATTCTGATAAAAGCCGAAAGACAGGCGGATGATAGAAAAGATCAAATTATATCGCAAGCTATGAGTAATCGTGAAAGAATGATGATGAAAGCAGAAGCCGATATTGAAAAAATGCGTCAAAATGCCAAATTTGAACTTCAAAAGGAAGTTGGAGAAATGGCAGTTGAACTTGCAGAAAAAATTATTAAGGAAAATATCGACGAAAAACAAGATGCAACTATTAATAAGTTTATTAATGAGATAGGAGATTAA
- the argF gene encoding ornithine carbamoyltransferase, which produces MLKGKSFLKLLDFTTEELQYLLDLAKKLKEDKKNKTEKKKLTGKNIALIFEKTSTRTRCAFEVAAYNQGANVTYIGPSTSQMNDKESIEDTAKVLGRFYDGIEYRGYGQNLIEALAKHSGVPVWNGLTTEFHPTQVLADFLTILEKKGTLKGIKFAYLGDGKNNMASSLMIGAAKFGMDFRIVAPKEYFPDKELAETALKLAEENGGRVSFTDDRIGGVKDADVIYTDVWVSMGESYDVWEERINRLSYYQVNSELIKHAKDDYLFMHCLPAFHDLNTKVAKEIEKKYGIKEMEVTDEVFRSKNSVVFDEAENRMHTIKAVMVATLGDI; this is translated from the coding sequence ATGTTAAAAGGAAAATCATTTTTAAAATTATTAGACTTTACAACAGAAGAATTACAATATTTACTAGATTTGGCCAAAAAATTGAAGGAAGATAAGAAAAATAAGACTGAGAAAAAAAAATTGACTGGTAAAAATATTGCATTGATTTTTGAAAAGACTTCGACACGTACTAGATGTGCTTTTGAAGTTGCGGCTTATAATCAGGGAGCAAATGTTACGTATATTGGGCCTTCTACTTCTCAGATGAATGATAAGGAGTCGATCGAGGATACTGCAAAAGTTCTGGGAAGATTTTATGATGGAATTGAGTATCGTGGATATGGACAGAATTTGATAGAAGCATTGGCCAAACATTCTGGCGTGCCTGTGTGGAATGGACTTACGACTGAGTTTCATCCAACACAGGTTTTAGCGGATTTTTTAACTATTTTAGAGAAAAAGGGAACTTTGAAGGGAATTAAGTTTGCGTATCTTGGAGATGGAAAAAATAATATGGCAAGTTCACTTATGATTGGTGCAGCAAAATTTGGGATGGATTTTAGAATTGTTGCTCCGAAAGAATATTTTCCAGATAAAGAATTGGCTGAAACTGCATTGAAACTGGCTGAAGAAAATGGAGGGCGTGTTTCATTTACGGATGATAGAATTGGGGGAGTGAAAGATGCGGATGTGATTTATACGGATGTCTGGGTTTCGATGGGAGAATCTTATGATGTGTGGGAAGAAAGAATAAATCGACTTTCATATTATCAGGTAAATAGTGAGCTTATAAAACACGCAAAGGATGACTATCTGTTTATGCATTGCCTGCCTGCATTTCATGACTTAAATACAAAAGTTGCAAAGGAAATTGAAAAGAAGTACGGAATTAAGGAAATGGAAGTTACTGATGAAGTGTTTAGAAGTAAAAATTCAGTGGTATTTGATGAGGCGGAAAACAGAATGCATACGATTAAGGCAGTTATGGTAGCAACTTTAGGTGATATTTAA